TTAGTTTATCTTTTAACTTAGTCATTTCAATAAACCAACTTGGTTTACCATAGTATAATAGGGGGGTAGCACATCTCCAGCAGTGGGGGTAGTTGTGGGCAAACTTTTCTTTGCTAAAGAGTTTTCCTTCTTTGTGGAGCCATTTGATAATATCTACATCACAATCGATTACAAATCTACCCTTCCAAGGAGTATCAGTATATTTACCAGATTCGTCTACCGGCTGTAGGATAGGTAAATTGTATTTAATGCTTACTTGATAGTCATCTTCACCAAAGGCAGGGGCGATGTGAACAATTCCTGTACCATCCTCCGTTGTAACGAAATCCGCTAAAGTAATAAAGAAAGCTTTTTTATCTGGGGTAACGAAGGGCATTAACTGTTCATATTCTGTGTATTCAAGTTCCCGTCCTTTTAGTTCATTTAGGACTTGGAAATTTTCTCCTAATACCTTTTGGGCTAAATCTTTCGCTACAATATATACTTTACCTTTTTTAACAGCACGGATATAGGTGACTTCAGGGTGTACCGCTAAGGCGACGTTAGAAGCTAAAGTCCAGGGGGTAGTTGTCCAAACTAACACAAATTCATCTTTATCCTTTAACTTAAAGGGAACGATAACGGTATTTGATTTAATCTCTTTATACCCTTGAGCTACTTCGTGGGAAGCAAGGCCAGTACCACACCTTGGACAGTATGGTAATATTTTGTGGCCTTCGTAAATATATCCTTCTTTAAAGAATTTATCTAAGATCCACCAAACAGATTCAATGTAATCGTTAGAAAGGGTAATATAAGGGTTATCTAAATCTATTAGATAAGCCATCCTTTTAGTCATTTCTGTCCACAATTTTTCGTAAGTAAATACTGATTCTCTACATTTTTGGTTAAATTCCGCTATTCCGTATTTTTCAATATCTGCTTTACTAGAGAGGTTAAGTTGTTTTTCAACTTCAAGTTCTACTGGAAGGCCGTGGGTATCCCAACCTGCTTTTCTTTTAACTTGATATCCTGTCATTGTTTTGTAACGGCAGACAGAATCCTTTAATGTCCTTGAGATAACGTGATGGATACCAGGTTTTCCATTGGCCGTTGGAGGTCCTTCGTAAAATATAAAGGGTTGGGCATCTTTTCGGTTTTCCACAGTTTTGTTTAGAAGATCAATTTCATCCCAAAATTTAGCAAATAAACTTTCATTTTCTGCCACCGGCAGATTTGATAGTTCTTTAAACTTTTCCATTTCACTCATCCTTTCTATAATTATTTTAAAATAAAAGTCCCTAAGCCTTAAGACTTAGGGACGAAAACTACAAAGTTAATAGTCCGCGGTACCACCCTATTTACAGCTATAAGCTGTCACTTTAATGGATGTAACGTATCCTTACGGGATAGCTTACTAAATTTCAGCTATCCGGCTCCCAGGTGATCTTCATAAAAGGTTTTGTTGATAATCTTCCACCAAATGATTACCTCTCTGGAAACTACTCCCTTTTACTACTCTCCTGTTCACAGCCTTTAGAAATTATTAAAAAATATTATGCTATATTATATAATAAATATTTCCTTAAAGCAACTGATTATACTTAATAAATTGAGATTATGTCTAAAAAATGATTTAGCTATCTAATTTTAGTTTATAAATTCCAAAGGTCAAAAACAGGATACCAAAAAGCAATAAAATGAAGATGTTTGGTAAAACATAATTTAAACCAAATCCTCTCATGATTATATTGGTATAACCCTCCATTGCCCAGCCGGTAGGAAAGAGTTTAGATATCCTCTGTAGATGGGAAGGTAATAATTCTATAGGCCAGTAACAACCACCTAACATAGAAATTCCCATGACAACAATATTTCCTATTACCGCCAATTGACTGGGATTCTTACAAATCGCTGCCAAAGCCAGGGCAAGCCCAGAGGCGGAAAATACAAAAGTTAAGCTCAGTAACAAAGTAGCCCAGACATTTTCCCCCCAATTTACTCCTAAGAAAAATTGGCCAAAAAAAATTAGGATAGAAAGTTGTACAAAACCAATGAAAAAAATCCCTAAACTTTTTCCATAAATTAAAGTTTTCTTAGATATAGGAGTAGATAATAATCGGGCTAAAGTTTTATATTCCCTTTCTGATAATACAACCCCTGCACCGGAGAATACTACAGACATTAAAGTAAATAAAATTGCCATACCCGGTGAACTGAAATTGTTGCCATAAGGAATTAAAGGAGTATTTTCACTACCCTTATTCCAAATAAAATTTATAGAAATAGGGGTTTCTTTAAGGAAAGGAATTATTTCTAAAGCTAATATTTGTAAATCCCTTTCAGGATTAAATACTGTAATTATTCCTTCGGCAATTTTTAAACTATTATTTAATTCAATAAGGGATTTTTCTAATTCTTTTTCAAGTATAAAGGGAGAAACCCGGCGATCAGCAGGGTAGAAATTAATTTTATCTAAATTTTTAGGGAAGTGAATAAAACCGGCGACCTCATTTGTTTCTACTAAATTTAACCCTGTATTTAAATCAACCAACTGGATTGTAAATAAATCATTTTGTTCAATCTTTTCAATGATATAGTTTGTTAAGAAGCTATTTTCTTCATCAAAAATAGCAACAGGAAAATTTTCTTCACTGGAATTTTGCCCCGTTGAAAAGCCAATAATCATAGTCAAAGCAATGGGTAAGGCGAAAAACCAAAAAATTGACATTTTACTTTTAAAAACAATTTTAAGATGATTCAAAGCTAAATAAATTATTTTCACCTAATCCACCACCCTTTTACTTAGAACTAAAGTAGCTATTGATAAAGATAAAATTCCAATAATAACAAGATAAAGAATGTTATTTAATAAGTTATTTAATGGGTAATTGAAAAACATTATGTTAGTAAATCCATCTAAAGCCCAACGATTGAATGTAAAATTGCTTAGAAATTTCATAAAAGGGGGCATGCCATATATTGGCCACATGGAGCCACCGATGGCAGACATGACTAAGATGATGAAAGTTCCTAGACTATCTGCCGATGTAGAAGAGGTAGCTAAAGCAGCTATAAATATACCTATTCCTGAGGCAGCAAAGGCAACGACTAAACAGAAGGTGATGACCGATATTGGATGGCCCCATTTTACACCATAGATTAAAGATGTGGCAGAAATTAATACTAACATTTGTAAAATTGCAGAAAAATAAATGCCAATAGTTTTTCCTAGTATAAATTGTAAAGGGCTGATTTGTGTAGTTTTGATCCGTTGCCAAGTTCCCTGCTCTTTTTCCAATAAAATTCGTTTTCCGCCTAAATTTGCATTGAAAAGTAAATACATTACTGCCATTGCTGCAGAATAGTAACCGGTTGCTGAAATAGGGTTTGTAGTATCGGGAGTCTTGATAAAACGGAGATCCTTTGCAATCCTAACCTTATTTTCCGTCCTTTCTATTTTTTGAAAAAAGAGGTTAATCTTTTCTGATTCTATTTCACTACCAGTTAAATATTCTGTTGCTATTTGGGAAGCAACTAATCTCAATGAAACTTCATCTATAAAGGTTTCCGTAACATTTAAAATAATAGGGGGGAGAAATTCATTGCCATTATCACCTAAAATTTCGATGGTAGTAGGGTTCCCTTCCCAGATATCTTTAGAAAAATTTAAGGGTATTTTAACTAAAGCAGCAGCTTTCCCTTGTTTAACCCTTTCTTTTCCTTGGCTTTCATCATCAATTAACTCTACATAAATCTTAGAGCTAAATTCTTCTGAAAGGTATACTTTATTTATGAGAATTTCCGAAAAAAATCCTTCTAGATCATTATTTACCACTAATAAAGTTCCTAAAGGATTATCGCTACTTCCTTGAGCCCAGAGAGAATTTAAAGAAATACCTAAAATCAATGTTAAAATTAATGGAGCTATTATAAGTGAAATAAGAGACTTTTGATCTTTAATTAATATTACAATATCTTTTAAAGCTATAAATAATATTTTCACAAGATCACCCCTAATCCCTTAAAGATTTTCCGGTGAGATGTAAAAAAACTTTTTCTAGATTAGGTTTAATAATATCTACTGAATCTATCTCTAAATCTAATGATTGGAGTGTAGAAATAATATCGATAAGCTTGTCATTACCATCATTAGTTGTTAAATAAATTTCCCGATCTTTTATTTGTATGGAAGAATTAAATGTCTTTAATAATATTGTTTTTCTTTCAGCAGTAAGGGGAGAGTGGAGGAAAACTTTTATGGTATTTTCATTGCCGACAATTTCCTTTAATTTGTTTACCGTATCTAAAGCTTTAATTTCTCCATTATCCATAATGGCAACAGTGTCACAAATACTTTCGATTTCTTCCATATAATGACTGGTATAAATAATTGTCATTCCTTCTTTACTTAAATTTTTCACTGTTTCTAAAATACTATTACGGGACTGTGGGTCTACTCCTACAGTAGGCTCATCCATCACTAGCAATTTTGGTTTGTGTAATAACCCCACAGCTATATTTATTCTTCTTTTCATGCCACCGGAATAATTTTTTATTGGTTCTTTAGCCCTTTCCGTTAAATTGACTAATTCTAAAACCTCATCAACCCTTTCTTTTAATTCTTTACCATTTAGGTTATACATCCTACCCCAAAAGGTAAGGTTTTCTCTGGCATTTAAAGTAGGATAAAGGGCAATGTCCTGGGGGACATAGCCTAAAATTTCCCTGACTTTATGTGGTTTTTTTGTTACACTGTAATTATCAATAGTAACATCACCAGAAGTTGGCTTTAATAAAGTGGCAATTATAGAGATAGTTGTAGTTTTTCCTGCACCATTAGGTCCTAAAAGTCCAAATATTTCTCCGTTATTGATGGTAAAACTTATTTTGTTAACAGCAGTAATATTTCCATAGACTTTTTTTAATTCATTAACATTAACAAAAACCATTATCAATCTCCCCTTTTTTAACAGTTAAGGTAAGGATATCAGAGGGAGATAAAAAAGTAAATCAAATTTAGAAAAGTTGTACTAAATATTTTTTCTTCCCTGGCAGGTTTTTAACCCCTTGTGTCGAATTAATTTATATAAATATTGAGAGGGAGAGAACCATGAAAAAGGGAAGGCTATATATATTTATATCAATTGTTGTAATTCTTATTTCCTTTAATTTGTTAAACAACATATTAAATGCCCGTTCAGAAGACTTAAGCACCGGTTCAGAAAATTTAATTGAAGATAATACTCCAAAAGAACTTCAAATCCGTTTATTAGTGTCTGAAAATGAAGGAGGCAGTGTTTTCGGAGGAGGAACAATCAAAAAAGGGAATGAAATACTTATCGAAGCAAAAGTGGAAGAAAATTATATTTTTGACGGTTGGTATTTAAATGGGGAATTATTATCTTCTGAACCTAAATATAAATTTACACCAGAGAAATCAATGGAAATTCAGGCTAAATTTATCCTTAAAGATATTCAATATTTAGCAGTTGATCCAGATAATATTTTGACTTTAGTTACCAAAAACGTCAGTTTAGGAAATTATAGACCTTCTGATTTAGTGGAATTACCTAAATATTTATTATCCAGACCACAATGGAGATATTATCTACGAAAGGAAGCTGCCTATTACTTAGAAAAAATGTGGGAGGATGCAAAGGAGCAAGGAATTACTTTATATGTAGCATCTGCTTTTAGGGATTATGAAACTCAAAAGCAAATCTATAATAATCATGTATTAAAATATGGAGAAGAGATGGCTAATAGAGTTTCAGCTAAACCTGGGACTTCTGAACATCAGCTCGGTACAACTGTGGATTTCGTCGATAGGCCAGAGGGTACCTTAAGTCAGAGTTTTGCTAATACTCCTGCAGGAAAATGGCTAATGGAAAATGCATATAAATATGGATTTGTCCTTAGTTATCCAGAAGGGAAAGAAAGCATTACCGGTTATATTTTTGAACCATGGCATTACCGTTATATAGGTGTAGATAAGGCAAAAGCTTGGAAGGAATCTGGTTTAACATTAAATCAGTTTTTAAAAGAACTTCCCCAAAACTTAATAAAGTTAGAAGCTACCAATACTAATAACTGACGGGAAAATTAATCTTAAATGGTTTGTTGTGTTATCAACAAACCATTTTTATTTTTTGTTAAAGGCTAAGGTTACATAATATACTTTTGTGAACAAAAGAAAAAGAAAGCATATTACACATAAAACTTTAATATATATAGATAACTCAAAAATTAAGGAGGGATTTTTTTGAGAAAGATTTTCTTTTCTCTTTTAATCGGATTACTAATTTTTACCTTGTTAGGTTGTGGGGGTAAAAATGAAGTAAAAGAAGACAAATTTAGGATAGGGATTGTGACAGGAACAGTTTCTCAAGGAGAGGAAGAATTTGTTGCCGCTCAAGATATGGTAAAAAAATATGGCGAAGATGTAATTAAACATGTGACATATCCAGATAATTTTACTAAAGAACAAGAAACTACCATTGCTAATATTGTAAACTTAGCAGCTGATCCATTAGTGAAAGTAATAGTTATTGTTCAAGGGGTTCCTGGAACAGCAGCAGCTATAGAACAAGTTAGAGAAACAAGGGATGATGTATTCTTTATAGTAGGGGTTCCCCACGAAGATCCAGCTATGATTGCGAAATATGCCGATATCGTATTAGAAACAGATAATTTATTCCGTGGAGTTTCTATAATGGAACAAGCTAAAGCTATGGGAGCAGAGAAATTTATTCATTATTCTTTTCCTAGACATATGTCATATGAACTGTTAGCAAGCCGTCGGGATAAATTAAGGGAAACAGCTGAAAAATTAGGGATTGAGTTTATCGAAGTAGATGCTCCAGATCCATTAGGAGATGCCGGTATTCCCGGTACCCAACAGTTTATTTTAGAAGATGTTTCTAGACAAGTAGAAGTTCATGGACCAAATACAGCATTTTTTGGTACTAACTGTGCAATGCAAGAACCTTTAATTAGAGAAGTATTAAAGAATAAAGCTATTTATGCTGAACAGTGCTGTCCTAGTCCTTACCATGCATACCCAGGAGCATTAGGGGTGTCAATACCATCAGATAAGACTGGAGATTTAGAATACTTGTTTGAACAGATTAAAATTAAAGTTGCTGAAGCTGGGAATACAGGTCGTATGGCTACTTGGAAAGCACCTGCTAATATGGCAATGATCTGGGCTGCTACTGAATATGGAGTGGCCTTGGCTAAAGGGGAAGTACAAGGGGTTAACTATGATGTATTACAAAAAAAATTTAATGAAGCCGTTGGAGGAGAAGTTCAATTAGAGTTATTAAAAGGTACAGAGAATTTCTATCTGTTTGTCGTTGATTCTATTGTATTTTAGTTTTAGTTACTGATTTTAGTAGTCAACAAGTTTTTAAAGATAAAGCCCAATAAAAAATTGAATTGGGCTTTATCTATTACTAATATTATTAAAGTTTATAGAAAGGGGGAGCAATGTGATCAAACTGAAAGATATCCGAAAAGAATATTATCAAAATCCAGTTTTAAAAGGAATAAATTTAGAAATAGCTCCTGGGGAAATCCATGCCATAGTAGGGGAAAATGGAGCAGGTAAGTCTACTTTAATGAATATCCTATTTGGTATGCCTGTTATCCATGAAACAGGTGGATATTCTGGGGAAATCTACATAGATGGACAAAGGGTGGAAATACCTAGTCCCCATAAAGCCATGGAACTGGGAATAGGTATGGTACATCAGGAATTCATGTTATTACCTAATTTTACTGTAACAGAAAATATTAAATTAAATAGGGAAATTACAAAACCTAATCCTTTAAGTAAAATTTTAGGTAAGAAACTTGAAACTTTAGACTATGAGCAAATGAACAGAGAAAGTCAACAAGCATTAGAGAAAACGGGAATGACTATAGATGAATATCTCCCTGTGGCAGGTTTACCTGTAGGTCATATGCAGTTTGTGGAAATTGCCAGGGAAATAGATAAAAAAGAAGTTAAAATTTTGGTATTTGATGAACCAACTGCAGTTTTAACAGAAAAAGAAGCAGAAGTCCTGCTATCTACAATGAAAAACTTGGCAGCTACAGGTATTTCGATATTATTTATTACCCATAGATTAGATGAAGTGATTGAAGTTGCCCATAGGATTACGGTACTAAGAGATGGAGAGCAAGTAGCAACTATAGACAAAGAACAGGCCACTGTAGCTAAACTGGCAGAACTTATGGTAGGGCGAAAGGTCAATAGAATTATCAGTGAGAAGGATAACATAGAGAAAGATGAAGTTATTCTTAAAATAACTGATCTCTATGTAGACATGCCTGGGGAACAGGTAGAAGGTTTTTCTCTAGAAGTTAAAAAAGGGGAAATAATTGGTATCGGAGGATTAGCAGGGCACGGGAAAATAGGTATTGCCAATGGGATAATGGGTCTTTATCCAAGTAGTGGCAAAGTGGAATTTGAGGGAATGGATCTTCCCTTAAATAATCCCGCTAAAATATTGGAAAAGGGGATTGCCTTTGTATCAGAAGATCGTCGAGGAGTAGGGCTATTATTGGATGATAGTATAGAAGAAAATATCTGTATTGCAGCCCAACAAGTAAAAAATAAATTCTTTAGAAAAATTTTCGGGATAAATTTTGAAAATAAAAAAGCTGTTAGAGAAAAAACTCAAGAAATGATTAAAATGTTAGATATACGCTGCACTGGTCCTAAACAAGTCGTTAAAAGACTAAGTGGAGGTAATCAACAAAAGGTTTGTATTGCTAGAGCATTAACATTAGAACCAAAGATTCTCTTTATTTCAGAACCTACCAGGGGTATAGATATTGGGGCAAAGACCCTTGTTTTAGAACTTTTGAAAACCCTTAATAAAGAGTTGGGGATGACAATTATCATGACATCTAGTGAACTAGGAGAATTACGATCTATTTGCCATAGAGTAGCAATTATATATCAAGGGAAGAATGTGGGAATTCTCAAGCCCGATGATTCAGATATCAAATACGGTTTGCTTATGGCAGGAACTTTAGAACAGTTGGAGGAGGTGGTAGAAAATGGGTAAAAGTAAATTGCAAAATATTATAGAGAAGGCCGGTTGGCCTAGGTTAATTATTGCTGCCTTTCTGTTATCTCTAATAATTGCAGGCTATATTTTAAAATTACAAATGTCTCAAATTATTGGAAGTATGCTGGTTAGAACGGGAATGAATGGTATATTAGTTTTAGCGATGATACCATCAATCCGGGTTGGTGCAGGACCTAACTTTGGCTTACCTTTAGGAATTATCTGTGGATTATTAGGAGCCGTTATATCTATAGAATTAGGTTTTATAGGTTTTAAAGGATTTACTATAGCTATTTTAATTTCTTTACCTTTAAGTATACTGTGTGGCTATTTATATGGCTTACTGTTAAATAAAGTTAAGGGTCAAGAAATGTTAGTCGGTACTTATTTAGGCTTTTCAGTAGTTTCAGGAATTTGCATGTTTTGGGCAAGGGCTCCCTTTACTAGTCCTTTAATGATTTGGCCATATGGTGGAGTAGGTTTAAGGGTAACTATTTCTATTGAAGAAATATTTGATAAAGTGTTAAATAATTTTATGAAATTTTCCTTATTTGGGGTAACTATTCCCACTGGACTATTATTAACCTTTGCCCTGTTTTGTGTTGCCTTGGGGTTGTTTCATAAAACTAAAACTGGTATAGGGATGAAAGTTGCGGGAAGTAATCCCGCCTTTGCTAAAGCCTGTGGTTTAAATGTAGATAGATATCGGATATTAGGTATTATTTTATCTACAGTATTAGGAGCAATAGGAATTTTAGTGTATGCCCAATCCTTTGGATTTTTACAATTATATTTAGCACCCCTTTTTATGGCTTTCCCTGTAGTAGCAGCAATTTTAATTGGTGGGGCTACATTGAAGAGGGCGACCATAGCTCAATGTATAGTGGGAACTTTCTTATTCCAGTCTCTTCTAGTCATCGCCCTTCCAATTGCCAATGAACTGATAACAGGAAACCTTTCTGAAGTAACGAGAATAATCATTATGAACGGAATAATTTTGTATGCTTTAACTAGAAAGTCTGGAGGTGAACATTAATGCTACACCCTAGATTTAAAAATACCTTTTTAGATTTATTGAAGAAAAACGCTGTCCCAATATTTTTTTCTATAATCTGTATTTTAGGAGTTATGGTAGCAGATACAACTATGACATTCTTAATTAGAGAAATTATTTTGCGGATGGCTAGAAATTCTTTCTTAGTTATTTCTTTAATAATACCTATTATGGCAGGTTTAGGATTGAATTTTGGGATAGTGTTGGGAGCTATGGCAGGTCAAGTGGCTGTGATTATGATTACCCATTGGGAGATACCTGGGTTTACTGGGTTTGGTTTATCTGTCCTTTTATCTACCCCTATCGCAATATTGTTTGGTTACTTAGTGGGACTTATATTAAACAAAGCAAAAGGGAAAGAAATGATTACTGGGATGATTTTAGGTTTTTTTGCCAATGGTTTATACCAATTAGTTTTTTTGGTGATGGTGGGGACAGTAATACCTATGTCCAATGAGGTATTGTTATTATCTTCAGGTGTGGGACTTAGAAACTCCATTGATTTAAAGGGAATTCGCAGGGCGTTGGATAATCCCTTAAGTATCAGTTATGGTATGATTTTTATTCCAATACTTACAATTATTTGTATTGTTCTCCTTTGTCTTTTGATAAGATTTCTAATAAAAAGTAAGTTAGGGCAAGATTTTAGAAGTGTAGGCAGTAATATGCACATAGCGGCAATTGCAGGGATAGATGTAGATAAAACGAGAATAAAGGCAATAATTATTTCCACAATCCTTGCAGCATGGGGTCAATTGATTTTTCTACAAAGTATAGGAACTTTAAATACCTTCGGAAGCCATGAACAAGTAGGTACCTTTGCCGTAGCATCTATTCTAATAGGAGGTGCTACGGTAACTAAAGCTACTATTGGTCACGCCCTGTTAGGCACCTTTTTGTTCCATACTTTATTTATCATTTCTCCATTAGCAGGACAAAAACTTTTAGGTGATCCACAAGTAGGTGAATTTTTTAGGGTTTTTGTGGCCTATGGCGTTATTGCCGTAGCTTTGGCCCTCCACGCCTGGAAGGGTAGCAAGAAAAAATTTTAATAACTGCATCAAGATAAAAGAAAGGGCCTCGATCAAAGGCCCATTTTTTATAACAATTGAATACCTAGTCTTTCACATTCCTTTATAATTTCTTCCGGCCAAATACTAGCCTGTACTTCCCCGATATGGATTTTTTTCAGGAAAAATAGACAAATTCGGGATTGGCCAATTCCACCTCCCATAGTTAAAGGGAGTTTATCTTGTAAGAGTTTTTGATGATAATCTAAATTAAGTCTTTCTGTTTTACCAGATTTCTTTAATTGCTCAACCAAAGTATTTTTATCAACCCTGATTCCCATAGATGATAGTTCAACGGAACAATTAAGGACAGGGTACCAAAATAGGATATCACCATTTAATTTCCAATCGTCATAGTCAGGGGCCCGATCATCGTGTTTTATTCCTGATTTCAAAGTATCACCTATTTCCATTAAAAAAACTGCTCCTTTTTCTTTAGCTATAGCATGTTCTCTATCCTTTGGTGATAAATGGGGATAGAGATTTTCTAATTCTTGGCTTGTGATAAAAAATATTTCTTCTGGAAGGGTAGGTTTTATTTGAGGATAAAGGTTAGTAATAAAAACTTCCGTAGATTTAAATACCTTATAAATTTTCCTTACAGTCATTTTTAAAGTATCTTTGTTCCGTTGTTCAGGGGTAATAATTTTTTCCCAATCCCATTGATCAACGTAAATAGAGTGGAGGTTGCTTAAGTTTTCATCTTTTCTAATAGCATTCATATCGGTATACAAACCTTCACCTACTTTAAAACCATAACGGGCTAAAGCCATCCTTTTCCACTTAGCCAAAGAATGGACGATTTC
The Anaerobranca californiensis DSM 14826 genome window above contains:
- a CDS encoding ABC transporter permease, which gives rise to MKILFIALKDIVILIKDQKSLISLIIAPLILTLILGISLNSLWAQGSSDNPLGTLLVVNNDLEGFFSEILINKVYLSEEFSSKIYVELIDDESQGKERVKQGKAAALVKIPLNFSKDIWEGNPTTIEILGDNGNEFLPPIILNVTETFIDEVSLRLVASQIATEYLTGSEIESEKINLFFQKIERTENKVRIAKDLRFIKTPDTTNPISATGYYSAAMAVMYLLFNANLGGKRILLEKEQGTWQRIKTTQISPLQFILGKTIGIYFSAILQMLVLISATSLIYGVKWGHPISVITFCLVVAFAASGIGIFIAALATSSTSADSLGTFIILVMSAIGGSMWPIYGMPPFMKFLSNFTFNRWALDGFTNIMFFNYPLNNLLNNILYLVIIGILSLSIATLVLSKRVVD
- a CDS encoding sugar ABC transporter ATP-binding protein, producing MIKLKDIRKEYYQNPVLKGINLEIAPGEIHAIVGENGAGKSTLMNILFGMPVIHETGGYSGEIYIDGQRVEIPSPHKAMELGIGMVHQEFMLLPNFTVTENIKLNREITKPNPLSKILGKKLETLDYEQMNRESQQALEKTGMTIDEYLPVAGLPVGHMQFVEIAREIDKKEVKILVFDEPTAVLTEKEAEVLLSTMKNLAATGISILFITHRLDEVIEVAHRITVLRDGEQVATIDKEQATVAKLAELMVGRKVNRIISEKDNIEKDEVILKITDLYVDMPGEQVEGFSLEVKKGEIIGIGGLAGHGKIGIANGIMGLYPSSGKVEFEGMDLPLNNPAKILEKGIAFVSEDRRGVGLLLDDSIEENICIAAQQVKNKFFRKIFGINFENKKAVREKTQEMIKMLDIRCTGPKQVVKRLSGGNQQKVCIARALTLEPKILFISEPTRGIDIGAKTLVLELLKTLNKELGMTIIMTSSELGELRSICHRVAIIYQGKNVGILKPDDSDIKYGLLMAGTLEQLEEVVENG
- a CDS encoding ABC transporter permease, encoding MKIIYLALNHLKIVFKSKMSIFWFFALPIALTMIIGFSTGQNSSEENFPVAIFDEENSFLTNYIIEKIEQNDLFTIQLVDLNTGLNLVETNEVAGFIHFPKNLDKINFYPADRRVSPFILEKELEKSLIELNNSLKIAEGIITVFNPERDLQILALEIIPFLKETPISINFIWNKGSENTPLIPYGNNFSSPGMAILFTLMSVVFSGAGVVLSEREYKTLARLLSTPISKKTLIYGKSLGIFFIGFVQLSILIFFGQFFLGVNWGENVWATLLLSLTFVFSASGLALALAAICKNPSQLAVIGNIVVMGISMLGGCYWPIELLPSHLQRISKLFPTGWAMEGYTNIIMRGFGLNYVLPNIFILLLFGILFLTFGIYKLKLDS
- the asnA gene encoding aspartate--ammonia ligase; this encodes MLKKSALQKYSSLLDIKETEIAIKAIKDYFERKLAEELNLTRVSAPLFVKSNSGLNDDLSGKEQPVSFAVPATGGQYFEIVHSLAKWKRMALARYGFKVGEGLYTDMNAIRKDENLSNLHSIYVDQWDWEKIITPEQRNKDTLKMTVRKIYKVFKSTEVFITNLYPQIKPTLPEEIFFITSQELENLYPHLSPKDREHAIAKEKGAVFLMEIGDTLKSGIKHDDRAPDYDDWKLNGDILFWYPVLNCSVELSSMGIRVDKNTLVEQLKKSGKTERLNLDYHQKLLQDKLPLTMGGGIGQSRICLFFLKKIHIGEVQASIWPEEIIKECERLGIQLL
- a CDS encoding ABC transporter permease subunit, translating into MLHPRFKNTFLDLLKKNAVPIFFSIICILGVMVADTTMTFLIREIILRMARNSFLVISLIIPIMAGLGLNFGIVLGAMAGQVAVIMITHWEIPGFTGFGLSVLLSTPIAILFGYLVGLILNKAKGKEMITGMILGFFANGLYQLVFLVMVGTVIPMSNEVLLLSSGVGLRNSIDLKGIRRALDNPLSISYGMIFIPILTIICIVLLCLLIRFLIKSKLGQDFRSVGSNMHIAAIAGIDVDKTRIKAIIISTILAAWGQLIFLQSIGTLNTFGSHEQVGTFAVASILIGGATVTKATIGHALLGTFLFHTLFIISPLAGQKLLGDPQVGEFFRVFVAYGVIAVALALHAWKGSKKKF
- a CDS encoding ABC transporter permease subunit; the encoded protein is MGKSKLQNIIEKAGWPRLIIAAFLLSLIIAGYILKLQMSQIIGSMLVRTGMNGILVLAMIPSIRVGAGPNFGLPLGIICGLLGAVISIELGFIGFKGFTIAILISLPLSILCGYLYGLLLNKVKGQEMLVGTYLGFSVVSGICMFWARAPFTSPLMIWPYGGVGLRVTISIEEIFDKVLNNFMKFSLFGVTIPTGLLLTFALFCVALGLFHKTKTGIGMKVAGSNPAFAKACGLNVDRYRILGIILSTVLGAIGILVYAQSFGFLQLYLAPLFMAFPVVAAILIGGATLKRATIAQCIVGTFLFQSLLVIALPIANELITGNLSEVTRIIIMNGIILYALTRKSGGEH
- a CDS encoding D-alanyl-D-alanine carboxypeptidase family protein — encoded protein: MKKGRLYIFISIVVILISFNLLNNILNARSEDLSTGSENLIEDNTPKELQIRLLVSENEGGSVFGGGTIKKGNEILIEAKVEENYIFDGWYLNGELLSSEPKYKFTPEKSMEIQAKFILKDIQYLAVDPDNILTLVTKNVSLGNYRPSDLVELPKYLLSRPQWRYYLRKEAAYYLEKMWEDAKEQGITLYVASAFRDYETQKQIYNNHVLKYGEEMANRVSAKPGTSEHQLGTTVDFVDRPEGTLSQSFANTPAGKWLMENAYKYGFVLSYPEGKESITGYIFEPWHYRYIGVDKAKAWKESGLTLNQFLKELPQNLIKLEATNTNN
- a CDS encoding ABC transporter ATP-binding protein; the protein is MVFVNVNELKKVYGNITAVNKISFTINNGEIFGLLGPNGAGKTTTISIIATLLKPTSGDVTIDNYSVTKKPHKVREILGYVPQDIALYPTLNARENLTFWGRMYNLNGKELKERVDEVLELVNLTERAKEPIKNYSGGMKRRINIAVGLLHKPKLLVMDEPTVGVDPQSRNSILETVKNLSKEGMTIIYTSHYMEEIESICDTVAIMDNGEIKALDTVNKLKEIVGNENTIKVFLHSPLTAERKTILLKTFNSSIQIKDREIYLTTNDGNDKLIDIISTLQSLDLEIDSVDIIKPNLEKVFLHLTGKSLRD
- a CDS encoding DUF3798 domain-containing protein; this translates as MRKIFFSLLIGLLIFTLLGCGGKNEVKEDKFRIGIVTGTVSQGEEEFVAAQDMVKKYGEDVIKHVTYPDNFTKEQETTIANIVNLAADPLVKVIVIVQGVPGTAAAIEQVRETRDDVFFIVGVPHEDPAMIAKYADIVLETDNLFRGVSIMEQAKAMGAEKFIHYSFPRHMSYELLASRRDKLRETAEKLGIEFIEVDAPDPLGDAGIPGTQQFILEDVSRQVEVHGPNTAFFGTNCAMQEPLIREVLKNKAIYAEQCCPSPYHAYPGALGVSIPSDKTGDLEYLFEQIKIKVAEAGNTGRMATWKAPANMAMIWAATEYGVALAKGEVQGVNYDVLQKKFNEAVGGEVQLELLKGTENFYLFVVDSIVF